TTTCGCGAGGCGCAGATCGCGCTCATCGAGCAGCCTGTCGATGCGAAGAATCGCGCGGGGCTCGAACGGCTTGCACGCCTGTCGCTCGTACCCATCATGGCCGATGAAGCGCTGCACGGTCCCGCCGATGCCTTCACTATCGCAAGCGCGCGCGCAGCCGACGTGTTCGCCGTCAAGGTCGCACAGTCGGGCGGGCTGACGGGCGCGGCGCAGGTCGCGGGCATCGCGCTCGCGGCGAACATCGATCTCTATGGCGGCACCATGCTCGAAGGCGCAATCGGTACGATGGCATCCGCGCAACTCTTCAGCACCTTTGCCGAACTCAAGTGGGGCACCGAACTCTTCGGCCCGCTTCTGCTTACGCAGGAGATTCTCACCGAGCCGTTGCGTTATGCGGATTACGCGCTGCATCTTCCGCAAGGAAAGGGACTCGGCATTGCACTCGACTGGGAACGCATCGACAGGTTGCGTCGCGATACGACGCGCGGCGCGAGCGTGGCAGTCTGACTTTTCATCTATTACATGACTACGAACGGAGACAACGATGGACAAGCAAGCAATCGACGCGCTGCTGCAGAAGTTCAACGAGAGCGCCACGAGCGAAGGCAATGCGCGCGTGAAAACGGTCGTGAACCGGATCGTGCGCGATCTCTTTTACACCATCGAAGACCTGGACGTGACGCCGAGTGAGTTCTGGTCCGCGCTCAACTATCTCGCCGAGGCGGGTCAAAGCGGCGAGCTGGGTTTGCTGGCTGCGGGCCTTGGTTTCGAGCACTTTCTCGATGCGCGCCTCGATGAAGCCGAAGCCAGCGCGGGACTGGAGGGCGGCACGCCGCGCACGATCGAAGGGCCGCTGTACGTCGCCGGCGCGCCGGAATCGGTCGGCCATGCGCGTCTCGACGACGGCACCGATCCGGGTCAGACGCTCGTGATGCGCGGCCGCGTATTGGACACCGAGGGCAAGCCGCTTGCGAATGCGCTCGTCGAAGTGTGGCACGCGAATCATCTCGGCAACTACTCGTACTTCGACAAGTCGCAGCCCGCATTCAATCTGCGCCGCTCGATCCGAACGGATGAGCAAGGCAACTACAGCTTTCGCAGCGTGGTGCCGGTTGGCTATTCCGTGCCGCCGCAAGGCAAGACGCAGGCGCTGCTGGACCTGCTCGGGCGACACGGTCATCGGCCCGCGCACATTCATTTCTTCGTGTCCGCGCCGGGCTATCGAAAGCTCACGACTCAAATCAACATCGATGGCGATCCGTATCTCTGGGATGACTTCGCATTCGCAACCCGCGATGGGCTCGTGCCCGAAATGCGCAAGGCCGAAGGCGCAGAAGGAAAGCCTTATGGCGTGGAAGGCAACTTCGCGCTGATCGATTTCGACTTCACGTTACTCGCCGAAAGCACTGCGGCGCCTGCCACTGAGGTGGACCGCCTGCGCGCCGCGGCTTGAAGCCGATTCTTTACTGGAGGCAAGAATGCTGTTCCATGTCGAAATGACCGTCCAGCTGCCGCACGACATGAGCGCGGAGCGCGCGGCGGCTTTGAAGGCCGAAGAGAAAGAGATGTCTCAGAGACTGCAGCGCGATGGCGTGTGGCGGCATCTCTGGCGCATCGCGGGGCAGTATGCGAATGTCAGCATCTTCGACGTCGATAGTCCCGCGCACCTGCACGATGTGCTTTCGCAGCTGCCATTGTTCCCGTTCATGCGCATCGAAGTGCGGGCGCTGTGTCGCCATGCATCTTCCATTCGCGACGATGACCGCTGAGTTGATCTCGCCCCTCCGTGGAGGGGCTTTTAACCCGACGTCTGAATCAGATCCTCGATGACCCACCGCAAGCAATCCTCGGCAAGTTGGTCGAGTTGCCGCCCGGCGAGCGTCATCACCTGAAGCCGCCGCTGCGTGAGCAAAGGGTTATCGAAGGCGATAGCGGTCAGTTCATCCGCACCGATTCGCTTCGCGACCGACACATAACCCGACGGCATGATCGCGTCCGGCACGACCTGCGCGAAGCGATAAAGCGCGGCCACGTAGCGGCTCGTCATCATCGGCACGATCTCGATGCCTTCCACATTGCACGCGATATCGAACAGTTGCCGATTCGTCGTGCCCTTGTCCTGCAGCAAGACCGGATACGCGGTCAGTTCCTTGAGCCCGATTGTCGAGCGCCCCGCAAGCGGATGCTCGAGATGCATCAGGGCCATCACCGGTGCGCGCTGCGTGAATTGCACGACGACGCCCGGCTCGGGCTTGAAGCTGAACGCAAGCGCCATCGACGCCTCGCCTGAAAGCAGCATCTGACTCGCGCGATCCGAGGGCACCACTTCGAGTTGTATCGCCACGTCGGGATGCTCGCGGCAGAACCCCGCGAGCGAGACAGGCAAAAAGTCGAACGCAAATCCCTCCGTGCAGGCGATGGTGATGCTCCGCGATCGCCGGCGCTCTTCCCCCTGTATCTCCTCGAAGACAGATTGCGCATCCGCGAGCGTGCGCTGTGCATGGCGCAGCAACAGGCGTCCCGCATGCGACAACACCATGCCCCGCGCATGACGCTCGAATAGCGGCACGCCGAGATCACCCTCCAGCTTCGCGATATGCCGGCTCAGCGCGGATACCGTGAGCCCGAGCTTTTCCGTTGCGGACGTAAGCGAGCCCGCTTGCGCGACGACCGAGAAATAGTAGAGCGACGGTTCAAGCAGCTTGCGCATGACGGACGCACATGACGAAAGGTTTGATCTACGCGCAAATGTACCTTGTTTGATTGCGAATACAAAAATACTTCGACGCGGCTAATCTGGTTCCAAGCCCGAACCCCATTCCATACGACATGTCCCGACAAAGCGCTCTCGCTCACGCCCGCACCCACTTCGATAGCGGCGACTTCCTCGTCACCTTGAGCCGCCGCGTCGCGCTTGCGACAGAAAGCCAACGCGCCGATGCAGCACCGCTTCTGCGCCGCTATTTAAGCGAGGAAATCGAAAACTCGCTCGCGAAGCTCGGCTTCGTGTGCGAAATCGTGGAAAACCCCGTGGCCGGCATGCCGCCCTTCCTTGTTGGCGAGCGCATGGAGTCACCCGATCGTCCTACGGTGCTGCTATATGGACACGGCGATGTGATCGACGGCGACGCATCCAACTGGACGAACGAACGTTCGCCGTGGCGAGTGAGTGTCGAAGGCGAGCGCTGGTATGGACGCGGTATCGCCGACAACAAGGCGCAGCATTCGATCAATCTCGCAGCGCTCGCGGCCGTGTTCGCCGAGCGCGGTGAGTTGGGCTTCAACGCGAAGATCATCTTCGAAATGGGCGAAGAGGTCGGCTCGCCGGGACTCGACGCCATGTGCGAAGCACTGCGCGAACGCCTGTGCGCTGATTTGCTGATCGCATCCGACGGCCCGCGCCAGCGCGCGTCGTCGCCAACGATCTTTCTCGGCTCGCGCGGCGCGCTGCATTTCCGTCTGCGCGTAACGAACCCGGCGGGCGCGCGTCATTCCGGCAACTGGGGCGGCGTGCTGGCGAACCCGGCTACGGTGCTCGCCAATGCACTCGCCACACTCGTCGATGGCAAGGGCCGCATTCGCATCAACGGCCTTCTGCCGCCGCCGATTCCGCCGCACGTGCGCGAGCGCGTCGCGCAACTCGAAGTGGGCGCTGACGAAGGCGATCCCGCGCTGTCCGCGAACTGGGGCGAACCCGGACTCACGCCCGCCGAGCGCGTCTTCGCATGGAACACCCTCGAAGTGCTCGCGATGAACGCGGGCAATATCGCGCACCCCGTGAGCGCGATTCCGCGCGCGGCCGAGGCGGTGTGCCAGTTGCGCTTCGTCGTCGGCACGGACTGGCTGCACGCGAAGAAACTCATCGAAGAGCATCTCGCGCGTGAGGGCTTTCACGATATCGAAGTGACGATAGAGGCATCGGGCGCGGCCACGCGCCTCGATCCAAACGATCCCTGGGTCGCGTTCACCGAGCGCTCGATCGAGGCATCGACCGCCAAGACAGTGACGCTCTTGCCCAATCTCGGCGGCACGATTCCAAACGAATGCTTCGCCGATACGCTCGGCCTCGCGACAATCTGGATCCCGCATTCGTATCCCGGTTGCCGTCAGCACGCACCCGATGAACACGTGCTTGCGCCCGTCATGCGCGAAGCGTTGCAACTGATGACCGGCGTTTTCTGGGACCTGGGCGATGCCGACGTTCCCGGCGCGCGCTGAGCCTCTGCCGAAGCTCCACCACTTCAACGGAAGACACTTCATGGATTCGACTGTCATCGAGGATCGCATAGAGACGCAAAGCGCGAAGCCCTTTCGGCGGCTCATCGTCGCGACGAGCATCGGCAACGCGCTGGAGTGGTTCGACTTCGCCGCGTATGGCTTCTTCGCGGTCACGCTCTCGAAGCTCTTCTTCCCCGCACACGACGAGACCGTGTCGCTTCTGATGACCTTCGGCACATTCGGGCTTTCGTATGTATTCCGTCCGCTCGGCGCGCTCGTTCTCGGGCGTTATGCCGACCGTCGCGGACGCAAGGCCGCGTTGCTCGTATCGCTCGCGCTCACCACGGTCGGCACGCTCGTTTGCGCGTTGATTCCGACCTATGCCGCAATAGGCCTCGCGGCGCCCATCGGTCTCATGACCGCGCGCATCCTGATCGCATTTTCGACGGGCGGCGAATTCGGCAGCGGCACCGCATTGATGATCGAGCAGAAGAGCAAGCGCAAGGCGTTCCTCGCAAGCTGGCAGTTCTCCAGCCAGGGCATGAGCACGGTGCTCGCATCGTTCGCGGGACTGGCTCTAAGCACGATGCTTTCGCCCGAACAGATAGAAACGTGGGGCTGGCGCGCGCCGTTCATCTTCGGTCTTCTCGTTGCGCCGGTCGGTCTCTATATCCGCAAGCATATCGACGATACGTTGCCCGCTTCGTCGCAGCAGGCGCACAAGAGCGCACCCGTTCGCGATCTTCTCGCGCACAACAAGGGCCGCATCTTTCTCGCCGCGGGCATCATGGCGGTATCGACGGCGGCGAGCTATCTGATGATCCTCTACATGCCGACGTATGCGGTCAAGCAACTGCATCTGCCCGCATCGACAGGCTTCGCGGCCACGGTCGTGACCGGCACTATCCTGATGCTCTTCACGCCTCTCATGGGCCATCTCGCGGACCGCTACGGCCGCAGCCGCATGATGGTGCTGTCCGCCAGCATCACGCTGGTCACCATCTATCCGTGCTTCGCGTGGCTGCTGTCCAGCCCGTCGTTCGGCGTGCTCATGGCGATCATGGTGCTGGCCGGCGCGCTCAAGGCAATCTACTTCGGGCCGCTTGCCGCCGTGCTGTCGTCGCTCTTTCCCACATCGTTGCGCAGCACGGGGCTGGGCTTCAGCTACAACATCGGCGTGATGGCCTTCGGCGGCTTTACACCGTGGCTCGTCACGGCGATGATCGGCGCGACGCACAACCCGCTTTCGCCTGCACTCTATCTGATGGCGTGCGCGTTGCTGAGTCTCGCGTGCATCGCGCTCTATCACTTCAAGCTCGTCAAATACATCTGATTCCATGACCATGACCCAGGACCTTCGCAACGGCTTGAACGACTTGGACGACTTCAGCGGCTGGCTCATGTACCACTCGGTCGGCGTGTATCCGGGGCATCGTCACGCGATGCGCGACGCGCTCGCCTCGTTCGCCGATGTCTGGTGCGCCGCCGACGACACGCGCTGGGACGCGGCGCTCGGCGCGCGCGCGAAGCTGCTCGGCGACTGGGCCGCGCTCATCGGCGCGAGCGATGCAGAGGTCTTTGCCGCACAGAACGTCACCGATGCATTCGCGCGTTACCTCGACGGCCTCGCCGACAAGACGCTCGCGAATCGCACGGTGCTCGTCGCCGCCGACTGCTTTCCGAGTCTTCACTTTCTGCTTTCGGGTCTTGCTGAACGGCGCGGCTTCGCGCTACGCACGGTGCGCGTGCGCGAAGGAGAATCGTATGTGCGCGACGAAGACTTCATCGAAGCCTGGACCGACGATGTCGCGCTCGCGCTCGTCACATGGGTATCGTCGCTGACGTCCAAGCGCGTGAGTCTCGCGGCGATGTGCGAACAGGCGCGTCGTCGCGGCAGTCTCGTCGCGCTCGATGTGACGCAGGGCATCGGCATCCTTCCGTTCGACGTGAAGGAAACGCCCTTCGACTTCGTGTGCGGCTCGACGCTGAAGTGGCTATGCGGCGCGCCGGGTACGGGCCTCGGCTATATCGCGTCGAAGTCGTTGCATGACAACGCAAACCCCGCCGTGCGCGGATGGTTCAGTCAGGAAGATCCGTTCAACTGGAATATTCATTCGTTTTCCTATGCATCCGGTGCGCGTCGCTTCGACACCGGAACGCCCTCGATTCTGCCGTTCGTCGCGTCGCAACCGGGCATGTCGTGGCTGCGCGCGCAGCCTGCGGGCAGCGTGCGCGCACACAACCTCGCGCTCGCTCACGAACTCATCGCGATGGTCGACGACAAGGGCTATAGGCTGCTCTCTCCGCGCAACGACGACGAGCGCGGCGGCAGCATCATGGCCGAAGTGCCCGCGCATCTCGATGCCGCGAAGATCGTCCTGCAACTGAAGGGCGCCGGCGTCTTCGTCGATTCGCGAAGCCGCACGCTGCGTTTCTCGCCGGGCGTCTGCACCACGCGCGCGGGACTCGACCGGCTTGCGCAATGTCTGCCGCAATGATGCCGCGAAGACTTCGCTCACGCGCCCCGCGACGCATCGGAATCGCCTGTGCCCTGACGGGGCCGCCGGCTTGCGCGAGACATCGCGCAGCCGTTTCCCTTCTTCATTCAGGCGATTCCATATGAACTCCACCGTTCCCGCATCCGTTCTCGCTCAACGCTCCGACGCCGCCATCGACGGCGTGCAAGGCTTTCTTGTTCCCATGCGCTGCACCGACCTTCCCTCGACGATGCAGTTCTTCATCGCGCGTCTGGGCTTTCGTCTCGACGCGATCTTTCCCGCCGATGGCCCGCGCACCGCGATACTCTCGCGCGGCCTCTTCAAGATCAGGCTTGGGCTCGATGTCGAAGACGGCCTGCAAACGCTGCAAGTACTTTGCGACGATCCCTCGCAGACGCCGGGCGAAACGCGCGAGATCGTTGCGCCCAACGGCGTCGTCGTGCGTCTCGTGCATGCGAATCCGCCGATGCGCCTGCCCGAGACGCGCCAGCAACTCGTGCTTTCGCACGCCGGCGATGCGGCTCAATGGAGCGTCGGCCGCGCGGGCATGCGCTATCGCGACCTGTTGCCCGAGCGTCATGGCGGCGCGT
The sequence above is a segment of the Caballeronia sp. Lep1P3 genome. Coding sequences within it:
- the catA gene encoding catechol 1,2-dioxygenase, encoding MDKQAIDALLQKFNESATSEGNARVKTVVNRIVRDLFYTIEDLDVTPSEFWSALNYLAEAGQSGELGLLAAGLGFEHFLDARLDEAEASAGLEGGTPRTIEGPLYVAGAPESVGHARLDDGTDPGQTLVMRGRVLDTEGKPLANALVEVWHANHLGNYSYFDKSQPAFNLRRSIRTDEQGNYSFRSVVPVGYSVPPQGKTQALLDLLGRHGHRPAHIHFFVSAPGYRKLTTQINIDGDPYLWDDFAFATRDGLVPEMRKAEGAEGKPYGVEGNFALIDFDFTLLAESTAAPATEVDRLRAAA
- a CDS encoding M20 family metallopeptidase is translated as MSRQSALAHARTHFDSGDFLVTLSRRVALATESQRADAAPLLRRYLSEEIENSLAKLGFVCEIVENPVAGMPPFLVGERMESPDRPTVLLYGHGDVIDGDASNWTNERSPWRVSVEGERWYGRGIADNKAQHSINLAALAAVFAERGELGFNAKIIFEMGEEVGSPGLDAMCEALRERLCADLLIASDGPRQRASSPTIFLGSRGALHFRLRVTNPAGARHSGNWGGVLANPATVLANALATLVDGKGRIRINGLLPPPIPPHVRERVAQLEVGADEGDPALSANWGEPGLTPAERVFAWNTLEVLAMNAGNIAHPVSAIPRAAEAVCQLRFVVGTDWLHAKKLIEEHLAREGFHDIEVTIEASGAATRLDPNDPWVAFTERSIEASTAKTVTLLPNLGGTIPNECFADTLGLATIWIPHSYPGCRQHAPDEHVLAPVMREALQLMTGVFWDLGDADVPGAR
- the catC gene encoding muconolactone Delta-isomerase translates to MLFHVEMTVQLPHDMSAERAAALKAEEKEMSQRLQRDGVWRHLWRIAGQYANVSIFDVDSPAHLHDVLSQLPLFPFMRIEVRALCRHASSIRDDDR
- a CDS encoding aminotransferase class V-fold PLP-dependent enzyme, which produces MTQDLRNGLNDLDDFSGWLMYHSVGVYPGHRHAMRDALASFADVWCAADDTRWDAALGARAKLLGDWAALIGASDAEVFAAQNVTDAFARYLDGLADKTLANRTVLVAADCFPSLHFLLSGLAERRGFALRTVRVREGESYVRDEDFIEAWTDDVALALVTWVSSLTSKRVSLAAMCEQARRRGSLVALDVTQGIGILPFDVKETPFDFVCGSTLKWLCGAPGTGLGYIASKSLHDNANPAVRGWFSQEDPFNWNIHSFSYASGARRFDTGTPSILPFVASQPGMSWLRAQPAGSVRAHNLALAHELIAMVDDKGYRLLSPRNDDERGGSIMAEVPAHLDAAKIVLQLKGAGVFVDSRSRTLRFSPGVCTTRAGLDRLAQCLPQ
- a CDS encoding MFS transporter — protein: MDSTVIEDRIETQSAKPFRRLIVATSIGNALEWFDFAAYGFFAVTLSKLFFPAHDETVSLLMTFGTFGLSYVFRPLGALVLGRYADRRGRKAALLVSLALTTVGTLVCALIPTYAAIGLAAPIGLMTARILIAFSTGGEFGSGTALMIEQKSKRKAFLASWQFSSQGMSTVLASFAGLALSTMLSPEQIETWGWRAPFIFGLLVAPVGLYIRKHIDDTLPASSQQAHKSAPVRDLLAHNKGRIFLAAGIMAVSTAASYLMILYMPTYAVKQLHLPASTGFAATVVTGTILMLFTPLMGHLADRYGRSRMMVLSASITLVTIYPCFAWLLSSPSFGVLMAIMVLAGALKAIYFGPLAAVLSSLFPTSLRSTGLGFSYNIGVMAFGGFTPWLVTAMIGATHNPLSPALYLMACALLSLACIALYHFKLVKYI
- a CDS encoding LysR family transcriptional regulator — translated: MRKLLEPSLYYFSVVAQAGSLTSATEKLGLTVSALSRHIAKLEGDLGVPLFERHARGMVLSHAGRLLLRHAQRTLADAQSVFEEIQGEERRRSRSITIACTEGFAFDFLPVSLAGFCREHPDVAIQLEVVPSDRASQMLLSGEASMALAFSFKPEPGVVVQFTQRAPVMALMHLEHPLAGRSTIGLKELTAYPVLLQDKGTTNRQLFDIACNVEGIEIVPMMTSRYVAALYRFAQVVPDAIMPSGYVSVAKRIGADELTAIAFDNPLLTQRRLQVMTLAGRQLDQLAEDCLRWVIEDLIQTSG